In Luteimonas viscosa, the following proteins share a genomic window:
- a CDS encoding GIY-YIG nuclease family protein — MSDRPPCWWLYLLECGDGSWYAGISNDLEARLRAHASGKGARYTRGRLPLRLIASRAYPDRAAASRAEWQLKRLPKPRKLAFFGEATAGVATE; from the coding sequence GTGAGCGATCGGCCGCCCTGCTGGTGGCTGTACCTGCTCGAATGCGGCGACGGCAGCTGGTACGCCGGGATCAGCAACGATCTCGAGGCGCGCCTGCGGGCGCATGCATCGGGCAAGGGCGCGCGCTACACGCGCGGGCGCCTGCCGCTGCGCCTGATCGCGAGTCGCGCCTATCCCGACCGCGCCGCCGCCTCGCGCGCCGAGTGGCAGCTCAAGCGGTTGCCGAAGCCGCGCAAGCTGGCGTTCTTCGGGGAAGCGACCGCCGGCGTCGCGACGGAGTGA
- a CDS encoding ECF-type sigma factor: protein MGEGDEDITLLLQRARQGDAAGTARAYALLYDELHKVARSLLHGGQGTLTPTVLVNETYLRLCGGDAVLPLESRKHFFATAAQAMRWIVVDHARRAQAQRHGAGLVRIELDENLPDGMKPDDLLALDAALDALERIDPARRELVELRFFAGLGYEDIVPLLGRSERTLKREWAATRAALQTLMDSP, encoded by the coding sequence GTGGGAGAAGGCGACGAAGACATCACCCTGCTGTTGCAGCGCGCCCGCCAGGGCGACGCGGCGGGTACCGCGCGCGCCTACGCCCTGCTCTACGACGAGCTGCACAAGGTCGCGCGCAGCCTGCTGCACGGCGGCCAGGGCACGCTGACGCCGACCGTGCTGGTCAACGAAACCTACCTGCGCCTGTGCGGCGGCGATGCCGTGCTGCCGCTGGAAAGCCGCAAGCACTTCTTCGCCACCGCCGCGCAGGCGATGCGCTGGATCGTCGTCGACCACGCGCGCCGCGCGCAGGCGCAGCGCCACGGCGCCGGGCTGGTGCGGATCGAGCTCGACGAGAACCTGCCGGACGGCATGAAGCCGGACGACCTGCTGGCGCTGGATGCCGCGCTGGATGCGCTGGAGCGGATCGACCCCGCGCGCCGCGAACTGGTGGAATTGCGTTTCTTCGCCGGCCTGGGCTACGAGGATATCGTGCCGTTGCTGGGACGCTCGGAGCGCACCCTCAAGCGCGAATGGGCGGCCACGCGCGCGGCACTGCAGACGCTGATGGACTCGCCGTGA
- a CDS encoding serine/threonine-protein kinase, which produces MSDGASRAGDWQAALALVERLLDLPPGEREAALRAGAATPDIRELAARMLAADRQPSVLDMPLANVPAGDTGPTDLVGRRIGRWLLTGLLGHGGMSVVYRARSLTPPAGQEAALKLLSMAAATAAGRARFGREIEILVRLRHPGIAPLHEAGVAADGTPWFAMALVEGIDIATWCREQGPGVAQRVELLLQVCDAVAHAHRHLVIHRDIKPSNVMVDAEGRAILLDFGISRMLEAGAADVTGTGTYAFTPRYAAPEQIAGGAITTATDVYGLGSLLHLLLLGGAPQFPAHAPDAECVHPATLARREGDRALRKALSGDLGEILHKSLARDPARRYPGASELATDLRAWKAGEPVAARQGGRAYRMRRFVARHRLPVALGTGMVLALAVGAALALWQRQEALHQAGQARAAANSSMRQLAFLRTLLDMLVPSNEAEAAMGREAVIGEAARRARTELSGQPVELAAVQVQLGRLYRRIGRFDEAEQLLDQAMDLAEGNGGFGVPQRVEILLARAQLMTDRKQDPERAEAYYREAIAMLSAVRGSLEQWQSAKRSYAVHLGNRGDYDDALSQVRDALSHCDEAVATSMECQLLHYQLGTIYGHQGRVGEAIGQLERAERGLRDHHPSAQTTWFVVVRALAAAYAQVGRYAQAVDLLRDMLDSHARVFGRPTVDSIQALTTLADALDRLGLFDQAVDAAKQAMEQAASIHGASSSQYANAVTALGNARYRYGDWSGALEDYRRSHALMLEIHGAEHAAVAIAEGNVGNALRDGGDARAALPWQRAATERMARTLGTDSRRYAARLSNLARTRFALGQLDQARAGFDRAIELYRRHGSEDDFAPHYIRANRALVRAAQGETRQARLDVLEGMEGVVASQGARSGMALESLAWALTLHCRPAPSADCAPLRRRAQAVLQEQAALPPLERRMLSAALADD; this is translated from the coding sequence GTGAGCGACGGCGCCTCCCGTGCCGGCGACTGGCAGGCGGCGCTGGCGCTGGTCGAACGGCTGCTCGACCTGCCACCCGGCGAGCGGGAGGCGGCGTTGCGCGCGGGAGCCGCCACGCCGGACATCCGCGAGCTGGCGGCGAGGATGCTGGCGGCCGACAGACAGCCCAGCGTGCTGGACATGCCGTTGGCCAACGTCCCCGCCGGGGATACCGGTCCCACCGACCTCGTCGGCCGGCGCATCGGTCGCTGGCTGCTGACCGGCCTGCTCGGGCACGGCGGCATGTCGGTGGTCTACCGTGCGCGTTCGCTGACGCCACCGGCCGGACAGGAAGCGGCGCTGAAGCTGCTGTCGATGGCCGCGGCCACCGCCGCGGGCCGTGCGCGCTTCGGTCGCGAGATCGAGATCCTCGTGCGCCTGCGCCACCCGGGCATCGCGCCGCTGCACGAGGCCGGCGTCGCCGCCGACGGCACCCCGTGGTTCGCGATGGCGCTGGTCGAGGGCATCGACATCGCCACCTGGTGCCGGGAGCAGGGTCCCGGCGTCGCGCAACGCGTCGAGTTGCTGCTGCAGGTCTGCGACGCGGTCGCGCACGCGCACCGGCACCTGGTGATCCACCGCGACATCAAGCCGTCGAACGTGATGGTGGATGCCGAGGGCCGCGCGATCCTGCTCGACTTCGGCATCTCGCGCATGCTCGAAGCCGGCGCCGCCGACGTCACCGGCACCGGCACCTATGCCTTCACCCCACGCTACGCCGCCCCCGAGCAGATCGCGGGCGGCGCGATCACCACCGCCACCGATGTGTACGGCCTCGGCAGCCTGCTGCACCTGTTGCTGCTGGGCGGCGCGCCGCAGTTCCCGGCGCACGCGCCGGATGCCGAATGCGTCCACCCGGCGACGCTCGCCCGCCGCGAGGGCGATCGCGCGTTGCGCAAGGCGCTCTCCGGCGACCTGGGCGAGATCCTGCACAAATCGCTGGCGCGCGATCCGGCCCGGCGCTATCCCGGCGCGAGCGAGCTTGCGACCGACCTGCGCGCATGGAAGGCGGGCGAGCCCGTGGCGGCGCGCCAGGGCGGACGCGCGTATCGCATGCGCCGGTTCGTCGCTCGCCACCGGCTTCCGGTGGCGCTGGGAACGGGCATGGTCCTGGCCCTGGCCGTCGGTGCCGCGCTGGCGCTGTGGCAACGACAGGAGGCGCTGCATCAGGCCGGACAGGCCAGGGCCGCGGCCAACTCGTCGATGCGGCAACTGGCGTTCCTGCGCACGCTGCTCGACATGCTGGTGCCCAGCAACGAAGCCGAGGCCGCGATGGGACGTGAGGCCGTGATCGGCGAGGCGGCCCGGCGTGCCAGAACGGAACTCTCGGGACAGCCGGTCGAACTGGCGGCGGTCCAGGTGCAGCTGGGCAGGTTGTATCGCCGCATCGGCCGGTTCGACGAAGCCGAACAGCTGTTGGACCAGGCGATGGACCTGGCCGAAGGCAACGGCGGTTTCGGCGTGCCGCAACGGGTCGAGATCCTGCTGGCACGCGCACAACTGATGACCGATCGGAAACAGGATCCGGAACGTGCGGAAGCCTACTATCGCGAGGCGATCGCGATGTTGTCCGCAGTGCGGGGGTCGCTTGAACAGTGGCAGTCGGCCAAACGCTCCTACGCGGTGCACCTGGGCAACCGGGGCGATTACGACGATGCCCTGTCGCAGGTGCGGGATGCGCTGTCGCATTGCGACGAAGCGGTCGCGACGTCGATGGAATGCCAGCTGCTGCACTACCAGCTGGGGACGATCTACGGGCACCAGGGACGGGTGGGCGAAGCGATCGGGCAACTGGAGCGTGCGGAGCGCGGATTGCGCGACCACCACCCGAGCGCGCAGACGACGTGGTTCGTTGTCGTCCGGGCGCTCGCGGCCGCCTACGCACAGGTGGGCCGCTACGCGCAGGCGGTGGACCTGCTGCGCGACATGCTCGATTCGCACGCGCGCGTCTTCGGCCGGCCGACGGTCGATTCGATACAGGCGTTGACCACCCTGGCCGACGCACTCGACCGGCTGGGCCTGTTCGACCAGGCCGTGGACGCAGCGAAGCAGGCGATGGAGCAGGCCGCCTCGATCCATGGCGCTTCGTCCAGCCAGTACGCGAATGCCGTGACTGCGCTGGGCAACGCCCGGTACCGGTACGGCGACTGGTCCGGGGCCCTGGAGGACTACCGTCGCAGTCATGCCCTGATGCTGGAGATCCATGGCGCCGAGCATGCGGCAGTGGCGATCGCCGAAGGCAATGTCGGCAATGCCCTGCGCGACGGCGGAGACGCGAGGGCCGCCTTGCCCTGGCAGCGGGCGGCGACCGAACGGATGGCGCGCACGCTCGGGACCGATTCGCGGCGGTACGCCGCACGCCTGTCCAACCTGGCGAGAACCCGGTTCGCGCTCGGCCAGCTGGACCAGGCGCGCGCCGGCTTCGACCGGGCGATCGAGTTGTATCGGCGACACGGCAGCGAGGACGACTTCGCACCGCACTACATCCGGGCCAATCGGGCGTTGGTGCGCGCCGCCCAGGGCGAGACCCGCCAGGCCCGGCTCGATGTGCTGGAAGGAATGGAGGGCGTGGTGGCTTCGCAGGGTGCCCGGAGCGGAATGGCGCTGGAATCGCTGGCGTGGGCCCTGACGTTGCATTGCCGGCCCGCGCCATCGGCCGACTGCGCGCCATTGCGGCGGCGCGCGCAGGCGGTGCTGCAGGAGCAGGCCGCCCTGCCGCCACTGG